Genomic DNA from Desulfuromonas sp. TF:
AATCAAAGCCGGCCGGAGCGACTTCGGCCGCGTGGACCAGGTACTCGAGAGGCTCCTTGATGATCCCGCGCTCGTCGGCCGGATCGTCGTTTAACGGCTGGAGGTGCGGGAGGGAGAGGGAAAACGTCCGCTTGTGCGCCGTCGCGCCGATCGTCGCGCCGGTAAAGACGGCGTCAAACTTCTTTCTCTTGTCGTTTGCCAGGTCGAGGAGAAAGGCGTTTGACGAATGGCGCGGAAACTGGAGCTTAAGCCGGACCTCGGGAGCGCCGTCGTTTAGCGGCTCGTCGATTAACTCCTGGACGTTTGGCTCGGCCGTCCGATATTCGCCGGTATGGACGCCGGCGAGCTTTCGCATATAGGAAAACTCGAAGCTCGACGGATAGATCTTGTCCCCGGCCGCGAGAGCGACGGCGTCGCGATCGTTCATCCTAAAAACGCCGTGAGCGAAGCGGACCGGATTCGCGACCTCGGGGATCGTGACGTTGACGAAGGTCGCCGGCGTGTTGACTCCGGAGACCGTGATCTTGTTTATCCCGATAACCTTAAGGACGAGCTGGAGCTTTCCCCCCGCGTCGCCGCGAAGGGTAAAGCCGGCGAGCTTGGCGCTCGGGATCTCCTCGACATAGTTTTTCATATCCTTGGCGAAGGTCCCGAAATATCCCTTGATATCTTTCGCCGGCCGGTATTTGTACGCATAGGCCGGATCCGCCCCCTGCTGGACCGGCGCGCCGGCGATCCCGCAGACCAGAGCGAGGAGCGGATCGAGGCCGTCATAGCGCAGATAAAGAGGGAGATCCCCCTCGACCGTGATCGCGCCGGGATCCCCGTCGCTCGAGTGATAGGTCCCGAGGGAGTCGTCGCTCTCGACCCCGCTATCCTTGCGGATCGAGGTCGGGAGGATCAAAAGGCCGTGACCGGCCCCACAGGCGACCGCCTGGCCCCATGCGACCGCCCGAACAAAAGCGGCCCTAATTTCGGCTCCTGAAATTCCATTCATAACGAAAAACCTCCTTTAAAAAATGGTGTTTACTTTTTGACCCTGGAGCCGTCGCGGACCTGCTCCGGCGCGGCCGGCCTGGTAAAGAGTTGATCGGGGAAAGGCCGCTCGGGGACCTGGTAAGCCCTCCCCTTAACGATCCGGCCGAAATCGGGATGATAACCGGCGTCCGCTTTCGCGATCGCCTCGATGATTTTCGGTTTTT
This window encodes:
- a CDS encoding phage tail tube protein; translated protein: MNGISGAEIRAAFVRAVAWGQAVACGAGHGLLILPTSIRKDSGVESDDSLGTYHSSDGDPGAITVEGDLPLYLRYDGLDPLLALVCGIAGAPVQQGADPAYAYKYRPAKDIKGYFGTFAKDMKNYVEEIPSAKLAGFTLRGDAGGKLQLVLKVIGINKITVSGVNTPATFVNVTIPEVANPVRFAHGVFRMNDRDAVALAAGDKIYPSSFEFSYMRKLAGVHTGEYRTAEPNVQELIDEPLNDGAPEVRLKLQFPRHSSNAFLLDLANDKRKKFDAVFTGATIGATAHKRTFSLSLPHLQPLNDDPADERGIIKEPLEYLVHAAEVAPAGFDFTEPFEIGGINQNAADPLA